The following proteins are co-located in the Bacillus pumilus genome:
- a CDS encoding bifunctional cytochrome P450/NADPH--P450 reductase, protein MQQTSIIPKPKTYGPLKNIPLLKKGELSQTFWRLADELGPIFQFEFSETTSVFVSSHELAQEVCDESRFDKYIGISLDKARAFAGDGLFTSWTEEPNWRKAHQILMPAFSQQAMKGYHEMMLDIATQLVQKWQRSGLDEEIEVAEDMTKLTLDTIGLCGFDFRFNSFYKENQHPFIESMLKGLNEAMDQSKRWPIADKLMIKRRKEFEHNVDFMKQLVDDIIKERKKQDETGDDLLSLMLHATDPETGERLSDENIRYQIITFLIAGHETTSGLLSFAIYFLLKNPDKLKKAVQEADDVLQGGLPTFKQVQKLSYTRMVLNEALRLWPTAPSFSLYAKEDTVIGGEYPIEKNQSVTVLLPKLHRDQAVWGQDAEEFKPERFMHPENIPQHAYKPFGNGQRACIGMQFALHEATMVLAMVLHNLELIDHTSYKLDLKESLTIKPNDFKIKVRPRKQQFFMAPPKEEPKKSTASDESKVASHGTPLLVLYGSNLGTAQQMANEFAEDGKAKGFDVTTAPLDDYTRQLPDSGAVLIVTASYNGHAPDNAKQFVDWVTQDEEQDLSNVTFAVFGCGDRNWASTYQRIPRLIDEAFERKGAKRVADLGEGDAGGDMDEDKEIFQKTVFEELSKEFNITFQEKNQEKPNLSVAYTNELVERPVAKTYGAFSAVVLRNTELQSEKSPRQTRHIELKLPEGKQYKEGDHIGIVPKNSVALVQRVTNRFKLDPQQHIKLSSEKEASHLPLDQPVQIRELLASHVELQEPATRTQLRELAKYTVCPPHRIELEQMAGESYQESILKKRVTMLDLLDQYEACELPFVHFLALLPGLKPRYYSISSSPKVDEERVSITVAVVKGEAWSGRGEYAGVASNYLCDLQEGEEVACFLHEAQAGFQLPPSPEIPMIMIGPGTGIAPFRGFIQAREVWQHEGKQLGEAHLYFGCRHPHEDDLYFEEMQLAEQKGVVSIHRAYSRYDEQKVYVQHLMKEDGDMLIELLDQGAYLYICGDGKVMAPDVEATLVDLYQAVKQCSKETAENLLTSLSNDNRYVKDVWS, encoded by the coding sequence ATGCAACAAACATCAATCATTCCAAAACCAAAAACATACGGACCGTTAAAAAATATTCCCCTACTGAAAAAGGGAGAGCTTTCTCAAACTTTTTGGCGGCTGGCAGATGAGCTTGGACCGATCTTTCAATTTGAATTTTCAGAAACAACTAGTGTTTTTGTTTCCAGTCATGAGCTTGCTCAAGAAGTATGTGATGAGAGCCGTTTTGATAAATACATTGGGATTAGCCTCGATAAAGCAAGAGCATTTGCTGGGGATGGGTTATTTACGAGCTGGACAGAAGAACCAAACTGGAGAAAAGCTCATCAAATCTTGATGCCGGCGTTTAGCCAGCAGGCCATGAAGGGCTATCACGAGATGATGCTCGATATTGCAACGCAGCTTGTGCAAAAATGGCAAAGATCAGGCCTTGATGAAGAAATTGAAGTAGCAGAGGATATGACAAAGCTTACGTTAGATACGATCGGGCTTTGCGGTTTTGATTTTCGATTTAACAGCTTTTATAAAGAAAATCAGCATCCATTCATCGAAAGCATGCTGAAAGGCTTAAATGAAGCGATGGACCAATCGAAGAGATGGCCGATTGCAGATAAGTTAATGATCAAAAGAAGAAAAGAATTTGAGCATAATGTCGACTTCATGAAACAGTTAGTAGATGACATTATTAAAGAACGTAAAAAACAAGATGAAACGGGCGATGATTTGCTGTCCCTAATGCTGCATGCAACGGATCCTGAAACAGGTGAGCGTCTGTCAGATGAAAATATCCGTTATCAGATTATTACCTTCTTAATAGCGGGGCATGAAACGACAAGCGGTCTGCTATCATTTGCGATTTATTTCTTACTAAAGAATCCAGATAAATTAAAGAAAGCCGTTCAAGAAGCAGATGATGTGCTGCAAGGCGGGCTGCCGACATTTAAGCAGGTACAAAAGCTAAGCTACACCCGTATGGTGTTAAATGAGGCACTTCGACTTTGGCCGACTGCCCCTTCTTTCTCACTTTACGCTAAAGAAGACACAGTGATCGGAGGGGAATATCCGATTGAGAAAAATCAAAGTGTGACGGTGCTGCTTCCTAAATTACACCGTGATCAAGCGGTTTGGGGACAGGATGCAGAAGAATTTAAACCAGAGCGGTTTATGCATCCTGAAAACATCCCACAGCATGCCTATAAGCCTTTTGGGAACGGCCAGCGTGCATGTATTGGTATGCAATTCGCACTTCATGAAGCCACTATGGTTCTGGCTATGGTTCTGCACAATCTGGAATTGATTGATCACACATCATATAAACTTGATTTAAAAGAATCTTTAACGATTAAGCCAAACGATTTTAAAATCAAAGTGCGGCCAAGGAAGCAGCAATTCTTTATGGCACCTCCGAAAGAGGAACCGAAAAAAAGCACTGCATCTGATGAGTCAAAAGTGGCCAGTCACGGTACACCTCTGCTTGTCTTGTATGGATCAAATCTTGGCACAGCGCAGCAAATGGCAAACGAATTTGCTGAAGACGGAAAAGCAAAAGGGTTTGACGTAACCACTGCACCACTTGATGACTATACACGCCAATTACCAGATTCAGGCGCTGTATTGATCGTGACGGCTTCCTACAACGGACATGCGCCTGACAATGCGAAACAATTTGTGGATTGGGTGACGCAGGATGAGGAGCAGGATTTATCAAACGTGACATTTGCAGTCTTTGGATGTGGAGATCGAAATTGGGCGAGTACGTATCAGCGTATTCCACGTCTCATTGATGAGGCATTTGAAAGAAAAGGAGCGAAGCGTGTTGCTGATTTAGGCGAAGGCGATGCAGGCGGTGACATGGATGAAGATAAAGAAATATTCCAGAAGACTGTTTTCGAAGAGCTTTCAAAAGAATTTAATATCACTTTCCAAGAGAAAAATCAGGAAAAGCCAAATTTATCAGTTGCTTATACGAATGAGCTAGTGGAACGTCCTGTGGCGAAAACATATGGTGCCTTTTCAGCTGTTGTCTTGAGAAATACAGAATTACAATCTGAAAAAAGCCCGCGGCAAACAAGGCATATTGAACTGAAATTGCCTGAAGGGAAACAATACAAAGAAGGGGATCATATCGGGATTGTACCGAAAAATAGTGTTGCACTCGTTCAGCGGGTGACCAATCGCTTTAAACTAGATCCTCAGCAGCATATTAAGCTTTCTTCTGAAAAAGAGGCAAGTCATTTACCATTAGATCAGCCGGTTCAAATCAGAGAACTACTCGCGTCACATGTTGAGCTTCAAGAGCCTGCGACACGTACGCAGCTAAGAGAGCTTGCAAAATATACAGTATGTCCGCCTCACCGAATAGAACTTGAACAAATGGCTGGTGAATCCTATCAAGAATCCATATTAAAGAAGCGAGTGACCATGCTGGATTTATTAGATCAATATGAAGCGTGTGAGCTGCCCTTTGTACACTTTTTGGCGCTTTTACCAGGTTTGAAGCCGCGTTATTACTCGATTTCTAGCTCACCAAAGGTAGATGAAGAAAGGGTCAGTATCACAGTAGCAGTTGTGAAAGGCGAAGCGTGGAGTGGCCGCGGAGAATACGCCGGGGTCGCATCAAACTATTTATGTGATCTGCAAGAAGGAGAAGAAGTGGCCTGCTTCCTGCATGAAGCGCAGGCAGGATTCCAGCTGCCGCCTTCACCTGAAATACCGATGATCATGATCGGACCAGGAACAGGAATTGCCCCATTTAGAGGGTTTATTCAGGCAAGAGAAGTGTGGCAGCATGAAGGAAAACAACTTGGTGAAGCCCATCTTTACTTTGGCTGCCGTCACCCTCATGAAGATGATCTGTATTTTGAGGAAATGCAGCTGGCAGAGCAAAAAGGAGTTGTCTCTATCCACAGGGCTTACTCTCGTTATGATGAGCAAAAAGTGTATGTCCAGCATTTGATGAAAGAGGATGGCGACATGCTTATTGAATTACTTGATCAAGGTGCGTATCTGTATATTTGCGGGGATGGAAAAGTCATGGCACCAGATGTAGAGGCTACACTTGTCGATCTGTATCAAGCCGTGAAACAGTGCTCGAAAGAAACAGCTGAAAATTTGCTGACATCACTTTCAAATGACAATAGATATGTAAAAGATGTATGGAGCTAA
- a CDS encoding trypsin-like serine peptidase, giving the protein MKKVKMLIPSLLVFGALSVPSFAHAASDSVLTSDYDMVTSDGKVISSSDFHNDTKAPSSFDKVDDLSSTVGEKVKPLTKYLKDFQTKVVIGDDGRTKVANTRVAPYNSIAYITFGGSSCTGTLIAPNKILTNGHCVYNTASRSYSAKGSVYPGMNDSTAVNGSANMTEFYVPSGYINTGASQYDFAVIKTDTNIGNTVGYRSIRQVTNLTGTTIKISGYPGDKMRSTGKVSQWEMSGPVTREDTNLAYYTIDTFSGNSGSAMLDQNQQIVGVHNAGYSNGTINGGPKATAAFVEFVNYAKAQ; this is encoded by the coding sequence ATGAAAAAGGTGAAAATGTTAATCCCTTCTCTACTCGTTTTTGGTGCTTTAAGTGTGCCTAGTTTTGCCCATGCCGCCTCGGATTCAGTACTAACGTCTGATTATGATATGGTGACTTCTGATGGAAAGGTAATCTCTTCAAGTGATTTCCACAATGATACGAAAGCCCCCTCATCCTTTGACAAAGTGGATGATCTTTCTTCTACTGTTGGCGAAAAAGTAAAACCACTAACAAAATATTTAAAAGACTTTCAAACAAAAGTAGTCATTGGAGACGATGGTAGAACAAAAGTAGCGAACACAAGAGTTGCGCCATACAATTCGATTGCTTATATTACATTTGGCGGGTCCAGCTGTACTGGTACACTCATTGCCCCCAACAAAATTTTGACAAACGGACACTGCGTGTACAATACAGCATCGAGAAGCTATAGTGCAAAAGGGTCTGTGTATCCAGGCATGAATGATAGTACGGCCGTGAACGGCTCAGCAAACATGACTGAATTCTATGTCCCAAGCGGATATATCAATACAGGTGCGAGCCAATATGATTTTGCCGTCATTAAAACAGATACGAACATCGGAAATACGGTCGGTTACCGCTCCATCCGTCAGGTGACAAATCTGACTGGAACAACGATTAAAATTTCTGGATATCCAGGAGATAAAATGAGGTCGACTGGCAAGGTGTCACAGTGGGAGATGTCAGGTCCTGTGACGAGAGAAGATACGAATCTAGCATACTATACGATTGATACGTTTAGCGGAAATTCAGGTTCTGCGATGCTCGATCAGAACCAACAAATCGTCGGGGTTCATAACGCAGGCTATTCAAATGGAACGATCAATGGTGGTCCAAAAGCTACAGCAGCCTTTGTTGAATTTGTAAACTATGCGAAAGCGCAATAA
- a CDS encoding NucA/NucB deoxyribonuclease domain-containing protein, whose translation MGVLLSGFGENQAAKGADRYDHVIQFPKERYPETGSHIQEAIRKGHSDVCTIDRNGADVRRQESLKGIPTKPGFDRDEWPMAVCLEGGKGASVQYVSPSDNRGAGSWVGHQISGYPDGKRILFIVK comes from the coding sequence ATGGGTGTGTTATTAAGTGGATTTGGAGAGAATCAGGCGGCAAAAGGGGCAGATCGTTATGATCATGTCATTCAATTTCCAAAGGAACGGTATCCTGAAACAGGCAGTCATATTCAAGAAGCCATTCGAAAAGGGCATTCAGATGTGTGTACCATTGACCGAAACGGGGCAGATGTCCGCAGGCAAGAATCGTTAAAAGGAATTCCCACAAAGCCTGGCTTTGACCGGGATGAATGGCCGATGGCGGTTTGTCTTGAGGGAGGAAAGGGTGCAAGTGTTCAATATGTCAGTCCATCAGATAATAGAGGAGCAGGCTCATGGGTCGGACACCAAATAAGCGGCTATCCTGATGGAAAAAGAATTTTATTTATTGTGAAATAA
- a CDS encoding STAS domain-containing protein produces the protein MDKNRALYDFFMQHAEKLTKTWYESIEDDDPESIYRSTDSSIIAELKRQNQDYYQHFIRALIEDETYLHTEFKKWSEDLASDPKHLNTPLDYVVREYMSNQRVVLHYLKEFIKQRQGDIDIDRIFYWYDLISEAFNISIHVFIQQYVKNTTKQLVAQRDMIYELSSPVIVLKSHIALLPLVGDIDTARAKIILENTLKQCSQKGVQHLYIDLSGVVIIDTMVAHQMFDLVTSLRLIGVETTISGIRPEIAQTAVQLGLPFHEFRTASSLAHALDHMTEFSPK, from the coding sequence ATGGACAAGAACCGTGCATTATACGATTTTTTCATGCAACATGCAGAGAAATTAACTAAAACATGGTATGAATCAATTGAGGATGATGATCCAGAATCTATTTATCGTTCAACAGATTCGAGCATCATAGCAGAGCTTAAACGGCAAAATCAAGATTATTATCAGCATTTTATACGTGCTCTTATTGAAGACGAGACGTATTTACATACTGAGTTTAAAAAGTGGTCGGAAGACTTAGCAAGTGATCCGAAACATTTAAACACACCATTAGATTATGTCGTCAGAGAATATATGTCTAATCAAAGAGTGGTCCTTCATTACTTAAAAGAGTTTATTAAACAGCGGCAAGGTGATATTGATATCGATCGCATATTTTATTGGTATGATTTAATATCAGAGGCGTTTAACATTTCAATCCATGTGTTCATCCAGCAATATGTGAAAAACACAACCAAACAGCTCGTTGCTCAAAGAGATATGATTTATGAGCTGAGCTCTCCCGTCATCGTCTTAAAAAGCCATATTGCATTATTGCCTTTAGTAGGTGACATTGACACGGCGAGAGCAAAGATTATATTAGAAAATACATTAAAACAGTGCTCGCAAAAAGGTGTTCAGCATTTGTACATTGATTTATCGGGTGTCGTCATTATTGATACAATGGTGGCTCATCAAATGTTTGATCTTGTCACGTCACTTCGGTTAATTGGGGTGGAGACGACCATTTCAGGGATCAGACCAGAAATCGCTCAAACAGCTGTGCAGCTCGGGCTTCCTTTTCATGAATTTCGCACGGCATCATCACTTGCCCACGCGCTAGATCACATGACTGAATTTTCTCCTAAATAA
- a CDS encoding IseA DL-endopeptidase inhibitor family protein — MKKLFVLLTAIMLMISLQSTTLAASKKPAALTNKEALHIALDAREHFWSAMSGYKINEHSDYKLKSFSYKDMTYNYLSKTFDTKKKLNSYLSQVFTKDAITHGLKDYQFIVHNGKMAVPVGDGDNMLNWEKATPKLVSKKNTIRTYEFTVPTLDGREVKRTVTYEKVQKDWKVTKIDAVI; from the coding sequence TTGAAAAAATTATTTGTTTTATTAACTGCTATTATGCTTATGATCTCATTACAATCAACAACACTAGCCGCTTCCAAAAAACCAGCCGCTTTAACAAATAAAGAAGCGTTACATATTGCCCTTGATGCACGAGAACACTTTTGGAGTGCGATGTCAGGCTACAAAATTAATGAACATTCAGATTACAAATTAAAATCATTTAGTTATAAAGACATGACATACAACTATCTTTCTAAAACATTTGATACAAAGAAAAAACTAAACAGCTACCTATCTCAAGTTTTCACAAAAGATGCGATCACTCATGGTTTAAAAGACTATCAGTTTATTGTTCATAATGGGAAAATGGCTGTTCCAGTCGGTGACGGAGACAACATGCTCAATTGGGAGAAAGCAACACCTAAACTTGTCTCTAAGAAAAATACAATCCGCACATATGAATTCACAGTCCCAACACTTGATGGACGTGAAGTAAAACGAACTGTCACTTATGAGAAAGTACAAAAGGATTGGAAAGTAACAAAAATTGACGCTGTGATCTAA
- the lexA gene encoding transcriptional repressor LexA, which yields MTKLSKRQLDILTFIKEEVKSKGYPPSVREIGEAVGLASSSTVHGHLARLETKGLIRRDPTKPRAIEVLDEEEMNIPKSAVMNVPVIGKVTAGLPITAVENVEEYFPLPETFAAPDEQVFMLEIMGESMIDAGILDKDYVIVRQQSTANNGDIVVAMTEEDEATVKRFYKEDTHFRLQPENPSMEPIILQNVSILGKVIGVFRNIH from the coding sequence ATGACGAAGCTATCAAAAAGACAACTCGATATCCTGACATTCATCAAAGAAGAAGTAAAAAGCAAGGGCTATCCCCCATCCGTTCGTGAAATTGGAGAAGCTGTCGGTCTAGCATCCAGCTCAACTGTCCATGGACATTTAGCTAGACTAGAAACAAAGGGTTTAATTAGAAGAGACCCGACAAAACCTAGAGCGATCGAAGTACTAGATGAAGAGGAAATGAATATTCCAAAGAGTGCTGTAATGAATGTACCAGTCATCGGAAAAGTAACAGCCGGCTTGCCTATCACGGCTGTTGAGAATGTAGAAGAATACTTCCCTCTTCCAGAGACTTTTGCAGCGCCAGATGAACAAGTATTTATGCTTGAAATTATGGGAGAAAGTATGATTGATGCGGGTATTTTGGACAAGGACTATGTCATTGTCCGTCAGCAAAGCACTGCCAACAATGGAGATATTGTGGTCGCGATGACAGAGGAAGATGAAGCCACAGTGAAACGTTTTTATAAGGAAGATACACACTTTAGATTACAGCCAGAGAACCCATCAATGGAACCGATTATTTTACAGAATGTGAGTATACTAGGTAAAGTGATTGGCGTATTTCGAAATATTCATTAA
- the yneA gene encoding cell division suppressor protein YneA has protein sequence MRLKESIIFIGVFSFIVGIFLSLIAVTSHNDPNQYVKIEVQSGDTLWGLADQVNDSKSIDKNAFIDWVTEHNDLASTEIQPGDILVIPVKKEHPVVYQLATVQ, from the coding sequence ATGAGGTTAAAAGAATCTATTATTTTTATTGGGGTATTCTCATTCATCGTTGGCATATTTCTCTCACTTATCGCAGTCACTAGCCATAATGATCCAAATCAATATGTTAAAATAGAGGTTCAATCAGGTGATACTCTTTGGGGGTTAGCTGATCAAGTAAACGACAGTAAATCAATCGACAAAAATGCGTTTATTGACTGGGTAACCGAACACAATGATCTTGCTTCAACTGAAATCCAGCCTGGAGACATCCTTGTGATACCAGTCAAAAAAGAGCATCCAGTCGTATATCAACTTGCAACAGTACAGTAG
- a CDS encoding YneB family resolvase-like protein: MNAIIYARVSTVKEEQETSLKRQEEELLALAALHKMNVVKVIKEKASGYDLDRNGVFDMLATLKEESIDAVLIQDETRLGRGQAKIALLHCLFKEKVKVYSVFHRGELELSEADEMVIEIVGIVEEYQRKIHNLKIKRGMKRAVERGYQPELNLKHREQAPGRERIEVPISEIVRLRKNNMTFAEIAATLQGLGFDISKATVHRRYQEYEKALTT; the protein is encoded by the coding sequence ATGAACGCAATCATTTATGCGAGAGTCAGTACTGTCAAAGAAGAGCAGGAAACCTCGCTGAAAAGACAAGAAGAAGAATTGCTAGCTTTAGCTGCTTTGCACAAGATGAATGTGGTCAAAGTCATTAAAGAAAAAGCGAGTGGATACGATCTAGATCGTAATGGTGTTTTTGATATGCTTGCTACGCTGAAAGAAGAGTCAATAGATGCTGTTCTCATTCAGGATGAGACGCGCCTTGGAAGAGGACAAGCAAAAATTGCGCTTCTTCATTGTCTTTTTAAAGAGAAAGTAAAGGTGTATAGTGTTTTTCATAGAGGAGAGCTTGAGCTTTCAGAAGCAGATGAGATGGTCATTGAGATTGTAGGAATCGTGGAAGAGTATCAACGAAAAATTCATAACCTGAAAATTAAGCGGGGAATGAAGAGGGCTGTTGAGCGCGGGTATCAGCCTGAACTCAATTTAAAACACCGTGAGCAGGCGCCTGGCCGTGAGCGAATTGAAGTACCGATTTCAGAAATTGTTCGATTAAGAAAAAACAACATGACGTTCGCCGAAATCGCAGCAACACTTCAGGGACTAGGCTTTGACATTTCAAAGGCGACGGTGCATAGAAGGTATCAAGAATATGAAAAAGCTCTTACCACGTAA
- a CDS encoding DUF896 domain-containing protein: MISKKQLARINELSKKSKETGLSDAEKTEQKHLREEYLKAFRSSMKNTLKTVKIVDPEGNDVTPEKLKRERDQNLH; encoded by the coding sequence ATGATTTCTAAAAAGCAGCTTGCAAGAATAAATGAGCTTTCAAAAAAGTCGAAAGAGACCGGTTTGTCGGACGCTGAAAAAACAGAACAAAAGCATTTAAGAGAAGAATATTTAAAAGCTTTTCGTTCTTCTATGAAAAATACACTTAAAACCGTGAAAATCGTCGATCCTGAAGGAAACGATGTCACACCAGAAAAATTAAAAAGAGAAAGAGATCAGAACCTTCATTAA
- the tkt gene encoding transketolase — protein sequence METIELKSIATIRTLSIDAIEKANSGHPGMPMGAAPMAYALWTNHLNVSPQNPNWFNRDRFVLSAGHGSMLLYSMLHLSGYNLSIQDLKQFRQWGSKTPGHPEFGHTEGVDATTGPLGQGIAMAVGMALAERHLAETYNKDNFNVVDHYTYSICGDGDLMEGISSEAASLAGHLGLGRLIVLYDSNDISLDGDLDRSFSENVKNRFEAMNWEVLYVKDGNNIEEVTAAIEKAKQSTDKPTLIEVKTTIGFGSPNRAGTSGVHGAPLGSDEAKLTKEAYSWTFEEDFHVPSEVYDHFKEAVKDAGQKKEAAWNELFEQYEKEYPELAAQLKLAIEGKLPENWDQEVPVYESGSSLASRASSGEVLNGIAKQVPFFIGGSADLAGSNKTTIKNTDDFGKNNYAGKNIWFGVREFAMGAALNGMALHGGLRVFGGTFFVFSDYLRPAIRLAALMGLPVTYVFTHDSIAVGEDGPTHEPVEQLASLRAMPNLSVIRPADGNETAAAWKLAVSSTDKPTALVLTRQNLPTIDQAPEKAYEGVEKGGYVVVEAADAQPEALLLASGSEVGLAIEAQKALEKEGIRASVVSLPAWDRFDQQSDEYKESVLPKAVRARIAIEMGASLGWERYTGLDGDVIAIDKFGASAPGETIIEKYGFTVSNVVSRVKAKLNK from the coding sequence ATGGAAACGATTGAATTGAAATCTATTGCAACAATACGTACTCTCTCCATAGACGCAATTGAAAAAGCGAATTCCGGTCACCCTGGAATGCCAATGGGTGCTGCACCAATGGCATACGCTTTATGGACGAATCACTTAAACGTAAGTCCGCAAAACCCAAATTGGTTTAACAGAGACCGTTTTGTTTTATCTGCGGGACATGGCTCTATGCTTTTATATAGCATGCTTCATTTAAGCGGATACAACCTTAGCATCCAAGATCTAAAACAATTCCGCCAATGGGGAAGCAAAACACCTGGACATCCTGAATTTGGACACACAGAAGGCGTAGATGCCACAACAGGTCCTTTAGGACAAGGGATTGCCATGGCAGTTGGAATGGCACTTGCAGAAAGACATCTTGCGGAAACGTATAACAAAGACAACTTTAACGTTGTGGACCACTATACATACAGCATTTGCGGAGACGGAGACTTAATGGAGGGAATTTCCTCTGAAGCTGCTTCACTTGCTGGTCATTTAGGCTTAGGCCGTTTAATTGTTCTTTATGATTCAAATGATATTTCTTTAGATGGCGACCTAGATCGTTCATTCTCTGAAAATGTGAAGAATCGTTTTGAAGCGATGAACTGGGAAGTTCTTTACGTAAAAGACGGCAACAACATCGAAGAAGTGACTGCTGCTATTGAAAAAGCCAAACAAAGTACGGACAAACCTACTCTCATTGAAGTGAAAACAACGATCGGTTTCGGATCTCCAAACCGTGCGGGAACGTCTGGTGTGCATGGTGCACCGCTTGGCAGCGACGAAGCAAAGCTGACGAAGGAAGCTTATTCTTGGACGTTTGAAGAAGATTTCCATGTACCTTCTGAAGTGTACGATCATTTCAAAGAAGCTGTAAAAGACGCTGGTCAGAAAAAAGAAGCAGCGTGGAATGAGCTATTTGAGCAATATGAAAAAGAATATCCAGAGCTAGCAGCTCAGCTGAAGCTTGCGATTGAAGGAAAGCTTCCTGAGAATTGGGATCAAGAGGTTCCTGTTTATGAATCAGGCTCAAGTCTTGCCTCTCGCGCTTCTTCTGGCGAAGTATTAAATGGCATTGCGAAGCAAGTACCTTTCTTTATTGGTGGTTCTGCTGACCTTGCTGGATCAAATAAAACAACAATTAAAAACACTGACGACTTTGGTAAAAATAATTACGCCGGCAAAAATATTTGGTTTGGTGTCAGAGAATTTGCAATGGGTGCCGCGTTAAACGGTATGGCACTTCACGGCGGTCTCCGTGTATTCGGCGGAACGTTCTTTGTTTTCTCAGATTACTTAAGACCAGCTATTCGTCTTGCTGCATTAATGGGACTGCCAGTCACGTATGTCTTTACGCATGATAGTATTGCCGTCGGTGAAGATGGGCCAACGCATGAGCCGGTTGAACAACTTGCTTCATTACGCGCGATGCCTAACCTTTCTGTCATTCGTCCAGCAGATGGAAACGAAACAGCTGCAGCGTGGAAACTGGCTGTATCTTCAACGGATAAACCAACAGCACTAGTACTCACTCGTCAAAACCTTCCAACGATTGACCAAGCACCAGAGAAGGCATATGAGGGAGTAGAAAAAGGTGGATACGTTGTCGTTGAAGCTGCTGATGCTCAGCCAGAAGCACTTTTACTCGCTTCAGGATCTGAAGTAGGCTTAGCGATTGAAGCGCAAAAGGCACTTGAAAAAGAAGGCATCCGTGCTTCTGTTGTGAGTCTTCCTGCATGGGATCGCTTCGATCAGCAGTCAGACGAATACAAAGAGTCAGTCCTACCTAAAGCAGTGAGAGCACGTATTGCGATTGAAATGGGTGCTTCACTTGGCTGGGAGCGTTACACTGGTCTTGATGGCGACGTGATTGCGATTGATAAATTTGGCGCTTCTGCTCCAGGTGAAACCATTATTGAGAAATACGGATTTACTGTAAGCAACGTGGTCAGCCGTGTGAAAGCGAAGCTTAATAAATAA
- the sirA gene encoding sporulation inhibitor of replication protein SirA has protein sequence MERHYYIYWIEDEFAHHYFGRESILFHLFESLHWTNRTEDELVMLVKQVDYVTKRIPAFHMHQRLMNNLTNIHYTQIGSIYSASLPDGKGTAAFIIKDRYIQMSATGSYEAEAVFFEVLRKISPCFLAMDFGSKKHGWLNPVKVRNFV, from the coding sequence ATGGAACGCCATTATTATATTTATTGGATTGAGGATGAATTTGCGCATCATTATTTTGGTAGAGAATCGATTTTGTTTCATTTGTTTGAGTCGTTACACTGGACGAACCGCACGGAAGATGAATTGGTTATGCTTGTGAAACAAGTGGATTACGTGACGAAACGAATCCCTGCTTTTCATATGCACCAGCGATTAATGAACAACTTAACGAACATTCACTATACACAAATAGGCTCGATTTACAGCGCCTCCTTACCAGATGGAAAAGGAACAGCTGCATTCATCATCAAAGATCGTTATATTCAAATGTCTGCCACAGGTAGTTATGAGGCAGAAGCGGTGTTTTTTGAAGTGCTGAGAAAAATCAGTCCTTGCTTCCTTGCCATGGACTTTGGATCAAAGAAGCACGGGTGGCTCAATCCGGTAAAAGTGAGGAATTTTGTTTAA
- a CDS encoding YneF family protein translates to MDLWVVILVGVVALLAGVALGFFIARKYMMSYLKKNPPINEQMLRMMMMQMGMKPSQKKINQMMKAMNNQAK, encoded by the coding sequence ATGGATTTATGGGTTGTCATCCTTGTAGGCGTTGTTGCACTGCTTGCAGGAGTTGCACTCGGATTCTTTATTGCTCGTAAGTATATGATGAGCTACTTGAAAAAGAATCCACCAATTAATGAACAAATGCTTCGAATGATGATGATGCAAATGGGCATGAAACCGTCCCAAAAGAAAATCAATCAAATGATGAAAGCCATGAACAACCAAGCGAAATAA
- a CDS encoding aspartyl-phosphate phosphatase Spo0E family protein has protein sequence MTLVKTSLLTQIEEKREELMKVVLHNGMTSTVTIEHSQQLDHLLLQYQRHLHSNSAN, from the coding sequence ATGACTTTGGTAAAAACATCATTATTAACTCAAATCGAAGAAAAAAGAGAAGAGCTGATGAAAGTTGTCTTGCATAATGGGATGACATCAACAGTGACCATCGAACATAGCCAGCAGCTAGATCATCTCCTCTTACAATATCAACGACACCTACACTCAAACTCAGCCAACTAA